ATGTCTCCTTGCGACACTACGCGCATTTTTTCCATCATATGTTTTAGAACACACTCGACAAGTATACATCTCCCACTGGCTGTTATGCCCTCCAAAATCAGGCCTGTCCTTCCCAGGCGGGTGGAGGATCAAAAGATCATTGACTTCGAGGATTGAACCCGCAGGCGCTGGGAGAAGGCCAGTCTTACGAGCACCTTTGAGTTGGATAGGTGGCTGTGATGGGTTTGGGAAGAACATAAATGTGGCATCTTCTGAAGACGCAGCATCGGTACTGAAAGAAGTGGCGCTGACTACAGATTTGGACCTGGCACGGGTCGCTGGCGtcttacccttcttcttcacgtCCACAACCGCGTTTTGGGAAGCTAGAGTGGGATCAAGAGCGTCCAGCTCATTTTCAAGttcgtcttcctcgacCTCAGGGCCAGCAAAAGCGTCGACAGACATACGAGCCTGGTAGTGTGTAGGAGCGTGAGTGCGGACCGAAGGCTGTATGTAGGGATAAGGATGTGGTTGtgggtgaggatgagggtcAACGTGGCTGTTTTCGTGACCGGCGGCGCATGGAGGGTGTACAAGTGGCCATTGGCTGTTTGGGTGGACGAGGCGGTGGTGTTGTGGCTGATGTTGAAACATCTGTGGTTGGCCTTTGATGCCATGGTGGGGAGTGTGAGTCCAGGAGTCGGTTGCCATGGTGAGAGTAGGGCTGGATTGACGGGTAAGTTCCTGCAAGAAGCGAGGTAGAAAGGTAGGAAGAAAGCCGGTGGTGGCTGACAGGACCAAAAACCAGACTAGGCTGGTATCACGTCACTCCTAAATCGAGACTCACAGTTTATTAGGAAGGAAAGTATTGAAAGTGTGGCGCCCAAGAAATGTCCAAGAGAGTAGGTGAAAATGAGAGTATAAATTGGATGAATCCGGGACAGGAGAGTGACTATAAGGATATATggtaggaaggaaagagatcGAGCGGAAatggtgatgaggaagatgtttgTTTGTCGCTTTTTTCGAAACAGCAGGCAGCAAGGAATCAAAGCCACGCGTGTGATTTGATCGTGGAGAAAACGGGGGAGGTAGAAAGCAACGCACGGACCTCCATCCTGTGTATCTACACAACTGCCACCCATAATATGCCATACTATATTagtatcttcatccccgTTACCCCAGCTATATCATTATGCAACTGTTAGTGGTGTCAAGGGGAAGATGTGTATCCTCCCCGacaaagaggaaagaggagatgcagCAGTCACCCCGAACATCTCGGCGATGACCATAGTTTATGTTTTACTCACTGCGATCAGTGCACGGGATCCCAAAGGTTCCTACTATCAACATAGCGACGGATAATGATAAATAGCAAGCGATCAACAAGACGAGGTACTATGCAAATACGCTCTACGTTCGAAGGGCCAATAGCTATATGCATATTAATACAAGTGGGCTCAATATCGCCCTGCGAACGACCAAAAGATACATCAAGAGAAAAGATATGAAAATGCAAATTAAATTCCTGCTGCTTCCAAATTCGTTATTGCCCCAAAGTCTCCTCAAAGAAGTCTATTGATGTTAATCCTTCTCTCGTGGCTTCCATTGTTGATACTTCCCTCACCGCTTTCTTTGCCGATTGCAACAATTGGACAGGACCACAGACTGTCACCAAGTCAGCATACGTCATTATGGAGGTAAATTTGTCAAAGACGACTTACCTGAAACATTCATAGGCCCATCGGCCGCCCtcgcatcttcctccacaaTCGTCCTCAGATccgctcttcccctcttccacttaACAATCTCTGCTGCCTCACTTGTCAACCCATACCGACCTGCCTCTTGTACATGCATCCTCTGCGGCTTCGGTAAGagaacatcttcatctctacTCTCAACACTAGGCGTCGCAGGGTTATATCTTGCTTCGTCCCACTGACGGGGGAAGATGTGAGGAGCAATAGAAGCGAGACGGTCAGAAATTCCATCGAGGGGTAATGGTTCGTCCGAAGAATGAGACTTGGTAACGTAGATATCAACACAGAAATCAACAGTGCCCGTCCCTTCCGTTGCAGTGTTCAACAGAGGGGCAATCCACTCGATGTCCTCTGCGTGGCGGATGTGCCATACTAAATgaagcttcttcaccaCTGATTTTCCCTTGAGCGAATTGGCAAGGATTTGTAAAAAATGGCCAGACGTAAACGTCACGCCAGTACCACCCGCAATGAGCAAGACGGTAGAGTAAGAGTCTAGGGAGTGCGGGTAACCGTACGGACCTTCAAGGTAGAGAGGAATGTTTGTGGATACATCAGACTCGAGGGCGGTGCGGAGTCGTTTGGTAAAGCCAGAGTGGATacggatgaggaagatggcttCGTTGGAATTTTCGGTAGGAATGTTGGCGATGGAAAAGGGGTGACTTTCATGCGGAGACGCAGAGACACTCGGAGCAGAGATAAACCTGTGCGCCATGAATTAGTCTCACAGTAACACCTACCCTAATGTCAAAACTTCACGTACGCATGCTGACCAGCCTTCCAGCTCCAattctccctcctcaatGTAACGCGCATCACATCATGATCTAATAGCTCGATTCTACTCTCGCCCAGCATATTGAACTTGCGTGGATTGAGGAAATTATTGATGTAGATGACCTTGGCGAAACGGAGGAAACGGTCAAAGGCCCAGATGGCCATCGCAGGCCATACCCAATATCCGAGCCATCTCCAGTGAAACCAAGCTCCAACAAGATACATGCTGGATTTCATGGTCAGTCCCTTCCTTATGTCTGACTATAAGAGGGGAGAGCTATTGAAAGGACTTacatggagaagaggatatgcgagacgatgaagaactCGTAAGCTAATCGTCGAATGATTCGGAAACTGGTAAGCCAGAGCATGGTAAAGCCCATAAGAGCAGCAATACCCTATGACCTCACTTGTGAGCACATGTACAGTCGTAATGGTCAGCGATAATCGACTTACACAGAGGAGATAAGGTCTGaaatcttttttttcccagACTCGCGGAGTCCAAAGTAAAGCGTGACCCCAGCTAGAGAGGAGACATACTCTTGAA
This genomic window from Cryptococcus deuterogattii R265 chromosome 9, complete sequence contains:
- a CDS encoding ferric reductase transmembrane component 4, which gives rise to MPLPTPTNNTSFLKSTTSTPFPINSTLRINPTFLVDGHGNDIAGKHGHLNKPPRYHYYASRYSWGWISAAIIFLIMLNVIRLIKRRWRKREGLKRQVVGYKAVSGHEDDDEAETNEEPVESNWMTRQMRALGAGWRNTMYLRSFPMWLYMPETVADAMWTILYVAVYLFFCLYRTETWFPMKNNNVANQLGVMSFSQLPIILLLVSKNNPISSLTGITYQKLNYIHRASSRVCLLSSWGHALLWTPRVWEKKDFRPYLLCGIAALMGFTMLWLTSFRIIRRLAYEFFIVSHILFSIMYLVGAWFHWRWLGYWVWPAMAIWAFDRFLRFAKVIYINNFLNPRKFNMLGESRIELLDHDVMRVTLRRENWSWKAGQHAFISAPSVSASPHESHPFSIANIPTENSNEAIFLIRIHSGFTKRLRTALESDVSTNIPLYLEGPYGYPHSLDSYSTVLLIAGGTGVTFTSGHFLQILANSLKGKSVVKKLHLVWHIRHAEDIEWIAPLLNTATEGTGTVDFCVDIYVTKSHSSDEPLPLDGISDRLASIAPHIFPRQWDEARYNPATPSVESRDEDVLLPKPQRMHVQEAGRYGLTSEAAEIVKWKRGRADLRTIVEEDARAADGPMNVSVCGPVQLLQSAKKAVREVSTMEATREGLTSIDFFEETLGQ